One segment of Podospora pseudopauciseta strain CBS 411.78 chromosome 5 map unlocalized CBS411.78m_5.2, whole genome shotgun sequence DNA contains the following:
- a CDS encoding uncharacterized protein (COG:S; EggNog:ENOG503PBWW) — protein MRSEPKVDKYRDYIGFTEADVALAVEDGCDLFVAFQKGDFLVSMASGPQNPMWVERTFGPPARVSFRELETKQSTENVVFTNILGEFVLYTVPGQTPHKLFGSQPPPNIVPNSQVSFTRARRFLEDCVANHAQCRDFNLKHMPTRVLEVYSASDTDTPDSPMPFRVRLVSNPAPRAYATLSYCWGGDQPGKTLKRRLASYSRDIPLDALPLTIIDVLTVTHGVALEYLWVDALCIIQDSNEDKMAEISNMHRTYRGSVLTIAACVAGTSLDGFLRPRIHDRGYVLNARLDSSNNNSSDEIRQVIGIPVRSRLDETIPPLYTRAWTFQEGQLFTRVLAYGNRGMVYYYLESRHCDGGHEQPIYDTWLTKDAIGAGFRYLDHGNQSLSKIVHPCAWGSVLEAYTSRQLTVGDDKLLVVMAIAEEYRRTKPVTEYLTGLWREDFLF, from the exons ATGAGAAGTGAGCCAAAAGTTGACAAGTATCGTGATTATATCGGCTTCACCGAGGCTGATGTCGCCCTGGCTGTTGAGGATGGCTGTGATCTATTCGTTGCCTTTCAGAAAGGTGACTTTCTTGTGTCGATGGCCTCGGGTCCACAGAACCCCATGTGGGTAGAACGGACTTTCGGACCGCCAGCAAGAGTCAGTTTTCGCGAGCTGGAAACGAAGCAGTCAACCGAGAATGTTGTGTTCACCAACATATTGGGGGAGTTTGTGCTTTATACGGTTCCAG GCCAAACCCCTCATAAGCTTTTTGGatcacagccaccacccaaTATTGTACCGAACTCCCAAGTCAGCTTCACTAGAGCTAGACGGTTTCTAGAAGATTGTGTCGCCAACCACGCTCAGTGTCGGGACTTTAACCTGAAGCACATGCCGACGCGTGTGTTGGAGGTTTACTCTGCTTCAGACACGGATACGCCAGACTCTCCTATGCCTTTTCGCGTTCGTCTCGTCAGCAACCCAGCCCCGAGGGCGTATGCCACCCTCAGCTACTGCTGGGGCGGAGACCAGCCTGGGAAGACGCTGAAACGGAGACTGGCCAGCTATTCACGCGACATACCACTTGATGCTTTGCCCCTGACCATTATCGATGTCTTGACGGTTACTCACGGTGTCGCTCTCGAATACCTCTGGGTTGACGCCCTTTGCATAATCCAAGACTCTAACGAGGACAAGATGGCAGAGATCTCCAACATGCACCGCACATACCGCGGATCCGTTCTCACCATCGCCGCTTGTGTCGCAGGTACGAGCCTTGACGGGTTTCTCCGGCCACGAATCCACGACCGCGGCTACGTTCTAAACGCCCGACTTgactcctccaacaacaataGCTCAGATGAAATACGACAAGTGATCGGCATCCCTGTCCGTTCGCGTCTTGATGAGACAATCCCACCTCTATATACCCGGGCCTGGACCTTTCAAGAAGGTCAACTATTTACCCGAGTTCTCGCCTACGGAAATAGAGGGATGGTATACTACTATCTCGAATCAAGACATTGCGATGGTGGGCACGAGCAGCCAATTTACGACACTTGGTTAACGAAGGATGCGATTGGTGCCGGCTTCAGATATCTTGATCACGGAAACCAGAGTCTGAGCAAGATAGTACATCCTTGTGCGTGGGGGTCGGTTCTCGAGGCGTATACATCGCGCCAGCTTACGGTTGGTGATGATAAGTTGTTGGTGGTTATGGCTATTGCTGAAGAGTACCGACGGACGAAGCCTGTGACGGAATACCTGACAGGGTTGTGGAGAGAAGACTTTCTGTTTTAG
- a CDS encoding uncharacterized protein (EggNog:ENOG503NY6K; COG:U): MLRGFRPAVCRAQALSTTLRTPPIRPSPASKSLLKHSSTSSRPQVTTQPRLLPYLIRTQYSTKPPVQPTQIDKQHEQEIAQHKLEARPDEVSTTSTVRKSIETAQSKPDDVDFGKELRDDLHTVKDTFALGSVPREPYLLGLAGTLPYLGTSLATVYLSWNLNAKFPTDSNFLNSFMFTNEAASQWLHFLEPIQVGYGVALISFLGAIHWGLEFAEKNFSRERTRLRYAIGVAAPLVAWPTTFFPIEWALITQFLAFTGLYFADARAMVRGWAPSWYQTYRFVLTAIVGGSLLISLVARTKIGESHAKLSGGELKDLLRAEDPKNEYHNWEKEEEKERARLRKEKEKEKKKEEEAERKKKEEEKSKGKKGDKKEGDKKEKKDDKKDEKQEDKKKDQKEEDEKTKKSDDNPEEPSKDRAESKDGGAQDKKKEQIGSQDGGNRKNSEKHDS, translated from the exons ATGTTGCGTGGTTTCCGACCGGCTGTTTGCCGAGCCCAAGCTCTGTCTACAACCCTTCGAACACCTCCCATCCGcccctctcccgcctccaAGAGCCTCCTCAAACATTCCAGCACCTCGTCCAGACCACAAGTCACCACCCAACCGAGATTGCTGCCCTACCTCATCCGCACGCAATATTCCACCAAACCACCCGTGCAACCCACCCAGATAGACAAGCAACACGAGCAAGAAATCGCCCAACACAAGCTCGAAGCCCGACCAGACGAGgtctcaaccacctcaaccgtCCGCAAATCCATTGAAACTGCACAATCCAAACCCGACGATGTAGACTTTGGCAAGGAACTGCGCGATGACCTG CACACGGTCAAAGACACCTTCGCCCTCGGCTCCGTCCCCCGAGAACCctacctcctcggcctggcCGGGACCTTGCCGTATCTTGGCACCTCCCTCGCAACAGTTTACCTCTCTTGGAACCTCAACGCCAAATTTCCCACCGACTCCAACTTTCTCAACAGCTTCATGTTCACCAATGAGGCTGCCTCCCAGTGGCTTCACTTTCTTGAGCCGATTCAAGTCGGCTATGGCGTGGCGCTCATCTCCTTTTTAGGCGCCATTCACTGGGGTCTTGAATTTGCGGAAAAGAACTTCTCCCGTGAGAGAACGCGCCTGCGCTATGCCATCGGTGTCGCTGCGCCGCTGGTTGCATGGCCCACTACGTTTTTCCCCATTGAATGGGCGTTGATTACCCAATTTCTGGCGTTTACGGGATTGTACTTTGCGGATGCGAGAGcgatggtgagggggtgggcgCCGAGTTGGTATCAGACTTATCGCTTTGTTTTGACGGCTATAGTAGGGGGTTCGTTGCTGATCAGTCTGGTGGCGAGGACGAAGATTGGGGAGAGTCATGCGAAATTGTCGGGTGGGGAGTTGAAGGATTTGTTGAGGGCTGAGGATCCGAAGAATGAGTATCATAattgggagaaggaggaggagaaggaaagggcgaggttgaggaaggagaaggagaaggagaagaagaaggaggaggaggcggagaggaagaagaaggaggaagagaagagtaaggggaagaagggggataAGAAGGAAGGTGataagaaggagaagaaggatgataagaaggacgagaagcaggaggataagaagaaggatcagaaggaagaggatgaaaaGACCAAGAAGAGCGATGATAACCCTGAGGAGCCAAGCAAGGATCGTGCTGAGAGCAAGGATGGCGGTGCCCAAGAtaaaaagaaggagcagaTTGGTAGCCAGGATGGCGGAAACAGGAAGAACAGCGAGAAGCACGACAGTTAA
- a CDS encoding uncharacterized protein (COG:S; EggNog:ENOG503PX54), with protein sequence MRALTKQLILQTLSVSLLAFHKVSSDAIMPAYLAAPPDISTQKLAGAFGYGGPTKGFILLSHAIIAAIAQIRFVSWFTNKMGPLQAYRVVLCAYPVVYTVTPFPPGTLSDVQHIGTNAGCSGVVVQRCVVIDWVHLLDHFPNVSSLEPIAQRLHLVAWRDR encoded by the exons ATGAGAGCCTTGACCAAGCAGCTCATCCTCCAGACTTTATCCGTCTCTCTCCTGGCCTTCCACAAAGTCTCTTCAGATGCCATCATGCCTGCCTACCTCGCGGCTCCCCCAGACATTTCAACACAGAAGCTGGCCGGTGCTTTCGGGTACGGTGGTCCAACAAAAGGCTTCATACTCTTGTCTCATGCCATAATTGCAGCCATCGCCCAAATACGGTTCGTGTCGTGGTTTACCAACAAGATGGGGCCACTCCAGGCATACCGTGTCGTGCTCTGCGCCTACCCGGTCGTCTACACCGTTACACCATTTCCGCCTGGGACTCTCAGTGACGTCCAGCACATTGGCACTAATGCTGGTTGTTCTGGAGTTGTGGTTCAACGTTGTGTTGTCATCGATTGGGTACATTTGCTCGACCATTTT CCGAACGTTTCCTCGCTCGAACCAATAGCGCAGCGGCTCCATTTGGTTGCCTGGCGCGATCGGTAG